In the genome of Notamacropus eugenii isolate mMacEug1 chromosome 5, mMacEug1.pri_v2, whole genome shotgun sequence, one region contains:
- the XKR8 gene encoding XK-related protein 8 isoform X2, with protein sequence MSWALYSNLLLSALGQVETFFRWLRSHSIRCVQALKVGFALWKQEEPAEFDLDYATFISMDISMLRLFETFLEATPQLILVLHITLCTGRVEYYQWIGIGTAFICIAWALLDYHQALRSCLPTKPALGYLSSTVYFLWNLLLLCPRIMALALFTTIFPRYIAAHFLLLWVVLLLWVWLQNTDFMPGATSEWLYRGTVAVILYFSWFNVSEGRTRSRSIIHLGFLVMDSTLLGGTWLAHNIPLPSPSLWPWLLPGAALCFLLGLGLRGAYYQWLHPSLRVEALDEGDGTRGFAVQDWHLNRRMAKLAQSFFPRAAPAKSEEINGIL encoded by the exons GTGTGTCCAGGCCCTGAAGGTGGGATTTGCCCTGTGGAAGCAGGAGGAGCCAGCAGAGTTTGACCTTGACTATGCCACCTTCATTTCCATGGATATCAGCATGCTTCGGCTCTTCGAGACCTTCCTGGAGGCCACCCCCCAGCTCATCCTGGTACTTCACATCACTCTGTGTACAGGCAGAGTGGAATACTATCAGT GGATAGGCATTGGCACTGCCTTCATCTGCATTGCATGGGCCTTGCTGGATTATCACCAGGCCCTGAGGAGCTGCCTGCCCACCAAGCCAGCCCTGGGTTACCTCTCCTCCACTGTCTACTTTCTCTggaacctgctgctgctgtgtcCCCGCATCATGGCGCTGGCCCTCTTCACCACCATCTTCCCCAGGTATATTGCCGCCCACTTCCTGCTTCTCTGGGTGGTCCTGCTCCTCTGGGTGTGGCTGCAGAACACAGACTTCATGCCAGGCGCCACATCTGAGTGGTTGTACCGTGGCACTGTGGCCGTCATTCTCTACTTCTCCTGGTTCAACGTGTCAGAGGGCAGGACGCGAAGCCGCAGCATCATCCATCTTGGCTTCCTGGTGATGGACAGCACCCTCTTGGGTGGCACGTGGCTGGCACACAACATCCCGCTGCCCAGTCCCTCCCTGTGGCCATGGTTGCTGCCTGGGGCTGCGCTTTGCTTCCTACTGGGCCTGGGGCTACGGGGTGCCTACTACCAGTGGCTACACCCCAGCCTCCGAGTGGAAGCCTTAGATGAGGGTGATGGGACCCGGGGCTTTGCTGTCCAGGACTGGCACCTGAACAGGCGGATGGCCAAACTTGCCCAGAGCTTCTTCCCCAGAGCTGCCCCTGCCAAGAGTGAGGAAATAAATGGCATCCTTTGA